In Plasmodium gaboni strain SY75 chromosome 14, whole genome shotgun sequence, one genomic interval encodes:
- a CDS encoding putative pre-mRNA-splicing factor 38B has translation MDKNNNTDNTTTCAPAEKNDSYQNDLNNKEVYNYYYYNNLNDGMGTNRIAYNNIPCENNYDGNRNIQNYYNYNYPYINNKDHVAYNTPGKYMMNYNYMDTGYYHMNNNNNMFNNTFNSFLNKTGDVISPYHAHNMYPNSQLALKYKLSTNTLSNNSIPTSNANYINDEKKNCLEMTNTTTYNVNTLLRNNILSSEYFKSLIPIKTFKEVLDEIHSYADHVEPYCIGSNRAPSTLFCCLYKFFTMHLSEKQLKSLIENKDSCYIRACGFLYLRYVHSPSNLWMWFEPYLLEEDEFSISADKRRKVTIGEYVQSLLSDDKYFNTVLPRLPIKIKNVYGARLMIIDDHRRRLKKNKENIAKFLKGEPVLAYINGEWEKGEIGGVVNHGKDKFFVRLREIDGNEKLVNIGYVKLEGKDKHKERDIQKHRSRDRSTSISERKRRRRRRNSSSRSNSRRRSRHSRSSSRRKRKRRHRYESRSSSRTRRRSHNRSHKRNSSHEKDYSIDKYSSRSHSRSKRRKHSSKHSSHYKSHNNHRDRSLDKYNNRPSEEHESYRSKKKRNESVSRSSSRSTRYRRDKYEKTEDELISRFKKLESQKALATGKDYARRPTSYKSSLSLKVDNIPIRRRSRSRSPRRIDNRVVVQVVHTDKTNNENNTSENLKLKELMKKYNKDDKNDELKMNNSNLEEMDIMTLG, from the exons atggataaaaataataatacagATAATACAACAACATGCGCACCCGCTGAAAAAAACGACTCATATCAAAATGATTTAAACAATAAAGAGGtgtataattattattattataataaccTAAATGACGGAATGGGGACCAATAGAATAgcatataataatataccttgtgaaaataattatgatggtaatagaaatattcaaaattattataactaTAATTATccttatataaataataaagatcATGTTGCATATAATACACCAGGGaaatatatgatgaattataattatatggATACAGGATATTATCATATgaacaataataataatatgtttaataaTACTTTCAATTCTTTTCTTAATAAAACAGGAGATGTTATTTCTCCATATCATGCTCATAATATGTATCCAAATTCTCAGTTAgcattaaaatataaattaagTACTAATACTTTATCGAATAATTCTATTCCTACATCAAATgcaaattatataaatgatgaaaaaaagaattgTCTAGAAATGACTAATACCACAACATATAATGTTAATACATTGttaagaaataatattttatcgtcagaatattttaaatcattaatcccaataaaaacatttaaaGAAGTACTTGATGAAATTCATTCTTATGCTGATCATGTAGAACCATATTGTATTGGAAGTAATAGAGCACCATCAACTCTTTTCTGTTGTCTTTATAAGTTTTTTACAATGCACTTATCTGAAAAGCAG CTAAAAAGTTTaattgaaaataaagaCTCTTGTTATATAAGGGCCTGTGGATTTTTGTATTTGAGATATGTCCATTCCCCATCCAAT CTATGGATGTGGTTTGAACCATATCTGTTGGAAGAAGATGAATTTTCTATTTCAGCTGACAAAAGAAGGAAAGTAACAATAGGAGAGTATGTACAAAGTTTATTATCAGATgacaaatattttaatacag TTTTGCCAAGATTACCtataaaaattaagaaTGTATACGGAGCACGTTTAATGATTATAGATGACCATAGGAGGCgattaaaaaagaataaagaaaatattgCAAAATTTTTAAAGGGGGAGCCCGTTTTAGCTTATATAAA cGGGGAATGGGAAAAAGGAGAAATAGGAGGTGTCGTAAATCACGGCAAGGATAAATTTTTTGTACGCCTAAGAGAAATTGATGGAAACGAAAAGCTAGTTAATATCGGATACGTAAAATTAGAAGGGAAAGATAAACATAAAGAAAGAGATATACAAAAGCACAGAAGCAGAGATAGAAGTACTAGTATAAGTGAAAGGAAAAGAAGAAGACGAAGAAGAAATAGTAGCAGTAGAAGCAATAGTAGAAGAAGATCAAGACATAGTAGAAGTAGTAGTAGaagaaaaaggaaaagGAGACACCGATATGAAAGTAGAAGTAGTAGTAGAACAAGACGAAGAAGTCATAATCGTAGTCATAAGAGAAATTCAAGTCATGAAAAAGATTATAGTATTGATAAATATTCAAGTCGTAGTCATAGTAGAAGTAAAAGAAGAAAACATAGTAGTAAACATTCTTCACATTATAAATCACATAATAACCATCGTGATAGATCAttagataaatataataatagaCCATCAGAAGAACATGAGTCATATAgaagtaaaaaaaaaagaaatgaatCTGTTTCTAGATCTTCATCGAGAAGTACAAGATATAGAAGAGACAAATATGAGAAAACAGAAGATGAATTAATTAGTAGATTCAAAAAATTGGAAAGTCAAAAAGCTTTGGCAACAGGAAAAGATTATGCTCGTAGACCAACATCTTATAAATCGTCTCTTTCTTTAAAAGTAGATAACATACCTATAAGAAGAAGATCAAGATCACGATCTCCTAGAAGAATTGATAATAGGGTAGTGGTACAAGTGGTGCATACAgataaaacaaataatgaaaataatacGTCAGAAAATTTGAAACTTAAAGaattaatgaaaaaatataataaagatgataaaaatgatgaacttaaaatgaataattcAAACTTAGAAGAAATGGATATTATGACATTAGGTTga